AATCTGGTTTGTATTGTTTTTTGACTTCGGCTCTAAGCTTACTAATTAAAGTTCTATGTGCGGATTTTTTTGAAAAGTGTAACCATATTTCTTTTTCAGAAAGGTTGAATGGTCGACCGAACTCGTTCATGTTTTTCCCTAACGCTGCGACATTGTATTCAATAGCAACCAAAGAGCCGGCTAACGCATCTACTCTGTTCAAGCTAAGTAGTTGAATACCTTGTTGATAATTTCTAACTTCAAGTTTGCGTAATTGAAAATCACGATCAAACGCTTTTGATAGACTGGCAGAACGAATCACTGCAAATTGTTTTAAAAGGTGCAACTGACTATAGCTACTAAGTTCCTTACCTAATTGAGGTAGTACTATAACTTTGGCTTTAGAAATAGG
The sequence above is a segment of the Paraglaciecola sp. L3A3 genome. Coding sequences within it:
- a CDS encoding transporter substrate-binding domain-containing protein; amino-acid sequence: MFKSLLILIFLQTTLLSFTAQGKKSEVVLNVGVPEFPPFAQVNEHGLLVGTVVNYFELLAEKTGIEFKLVPYPYARIVFGIKQGTLDLTLIYKNTQLEDYADFIGPISKAKVIVLPQLGKELSSYSQLHLLKQFAVIRSASLSKAFDRDFQLRKLEVRNYQQGIQLLSLNRVDALAGSLVAIEYNVAALGKNMNEFGRPFNLSEKEIWLHFSKKSAHRTLISKLRAEVKKQYKPDLMYQIYHQYQAKH